TAATTCAACAACAACCCTTAATCCATCTTTATCGGATTCATCTCTCAGGTCGGATATTCCTTCTATCTTATGATCTCTCACAAGATTCGCTATTGTTGTAATTAGATTTGCTTTATTCACCTGATATGGAATTTCTGTTATGACTATTTGTTCCCTATCAGTTCCTTTTATATTCTCAATTTCTACTTTTGCCCGAACCTGAATTAGTCCTCTTCCTGTATGATAGGCATCTCTAATAGCTTTCCTTCCATATATAGTGGCACCTGTTGGAAAATCAGGACCTTTAATGATAAGCATAAGTTCATCAATTGTGACGTCTGGATTATCAATTACGTTTACAACCCCATCTATAATCTCTCCAAGGTTATGTGGAGGAATATCTGTGGCCATACCAACAGCAATGCCTTGTGAGCCATTTACCAGCAAATTTGGCACATTAGCAGGAAGTACTACAGGTTCCTGAAGGGATTCATCGAAATTCGGCACAAAATCCACCGTTTCTTTTTCAATATCCGTAAGAAGCTCCTCGCTTATTCGGGACATTCTTACTTCTGTATATCTCATAGCAGCCGCTGAATCACCATCTATGGAGCCGAAATTACCCTGTCCATCTATTAATGGTTCTCTGGATGAGAAAACCTGCGCCATTCTGGTTATTGTGTCATACACAGCTGTATCACCGTGCGGATGGTATTTTCCTAGAACTTCACCAACAATTCTGGCAGACTTTTTATAGGATTTATTACTTGAAATACCCAGATCATGCATTGCGTATAGAATTCTTCTATGAACAGGTTTTAGTCCATCCCTGATATCAGGTAAAGCGCGTCCGATAATGACACTCATAGCGTAGTCTATATAAGACCTTTGCATTTCATCTTCTATATGTACTAAGTCTATCTTCCCTTCTGTTGTATCCATTGCTTCTCCTCTAGTTCAATATTCAGACTCGGAGTATAACATGTTTAGTCGCCTTACTCCAAATAATTTTTTTTGCCAAAGTGGAACTTGACAAGACTAAAGAAAAGTATAATAATTTATACGGTAAAATTAAATTCTTTTGCATGTACATAGTTAAATCATAGGACGAAAGATGAATGTATTAATGATAATACCCGACGCTTTGAAGGCTGATAATTTGCATTGTTATGGCTATCCGAAGGAAACAAGTCCTTTTCTTGACAAGCTGGCCAGCGAAGGAGTGCTTTTCAAAAACACAATAAGCACTTCCTCTCATACTCTACCTGGTATAGCTTCTATTCTTACAGGATTGACTCCTTTTACTCATGGGCTTGATGGACCACCAACCTGGGAGAGATGGAGAGAGCTGTGGAAACCGTGGAAGACGCCTTTTAATATTCTTGGAGAAAAAGGATATAAAATAGCTGGATACGACGCATGGTTCTATAATAGATTAGGATATACTGAAGAAGTAAAAGATTTAAATAAAGCCATTGAAGACCACAAGGATGATGAGAAGTTCTTTCTGTGGTATATACCTTACAAGACTCATCTTCCATACAATCCAAAGATACCTTACGATACTATGTTTATGCCGGGTGATTACCAGATAAGTGAATCCACAAAACAAAAACTTAAAGTTGTCAAGTCAACAATGATTATACATAAACCTGGCCTTTTAAGCAGGCATGAACGGGAACAATCAGTTTCAGGAAAGGACAAGGCAACTCATGGGAGGAGTGCAGGGGTGTTGACTCTCTCAGAAGAGGATATCCCTGCTATTATAGCTTTATATGATGGAGAAATAAGATCTCAGGATGAGGAAATAGAGGGTTATGTGAAGAAACTGGAGGATTTGAATCTTCTGGATGATACAATAGTTGTTGTAACCTCGGATCATGGAGAAGAAATAGGTGAGAGAGGCTCCGTAGGACATGCATCCTGTTCGCTTACTGGTACTCTATATGATGAAGTTGTAAGAGTTCCTCTAATAATAAGATATCCTAAAGCACTTCCAAAAGGGAAGGTGATTGACAGCCAGGTTTCTTTGATTGATGTCATGCCGACACTGTTTGATATTATGGGACTTGAGATGCCCAAAGAGACAGAAGGACATTCACTTATGCCTTTTATAAAAGGCGAACAGGTGGATTTTAAGGAAGAGGCATATCTGGAAACACGGCCATGTGGCTGGCAGATCCTGAAAGGTGATGAAAGAAAGGTATACGCTATAAGAACGCCTGAGTGGAAATTTATATATAATTATGATCCAAACAATAAAGATAAATGCTGCTATGAATTGTATAATTTGAAGGATGATCCTGGCGAAAAGCATAACCTGGTCAGCGAAGCAAAAGATACAACAGACCAGTTTAAGAAAAAACTGCATAACCTGATGGACAAGCCATCGTTTCTTTTAAATAAATAATATAATTGGAGGATGCTATGGGCAAAGAAAAGAAAAAGAAAGATATAAAATTCAATATCAAAAAGGAAGATAAAGATTGGAAGGAAAAGGTAGTAGAGGATAAAAAGAAAGAAGAATTTAAGATGCCTCCATTAGAGGTAAATTTTATGATGTTTATAACCAGTCTCAGCATGCAGGCAATGATGAGTCTGGGGCTCTATCCAAATCCCATTACAAAGAAAGAAGAAAAGAATTTAGATGCAGCTAAGTACACAATAGATACTATAACAATGATCCAAGAAAAGACAAAAGGCAATCTTACCAGTGAGGAATCCAGATTAATAGACAATATTCTATACGACTTACGAATGAAGTATGTAGAATCAAATAAAGAATCCGCCAAAACATGATTGTATCTTAATGCTTAAACTGGATACTTCTATCCAATATATGAAAGGCGTTGGTCCGAAAAGAGTTGCGCTTTTTGAACGTCTTGGTATCCAAACAGTCAAAGACCTTCTTTATTATATCCCTCGGAGATATGAAGATAGGCGTAATTTTTCTCCTATTGCAAAGCTCGGTATTGGAGCGCAACACACAGTTAGTGGAAAAGTTCTGACAAGCGGAGTTCAGAAATTAAAGAAAAATCTAAGCATACTCAAGGTAGCTATTGATGATGGCACAGGCATAATATACGCTGCATGGTTTAATCAGCCATTTTTAGAAGAACAGTTCAAGATCGGTACAAAGGTTGTTGTAAGCGGTAAGGTTCAGCTATACGGCAGAGAATTACAAATATCCAGCCAGTCTTATGAAATTTTACGTTCCGAAGACAAAGAAAGCGAAACAGAAGAACTAATTCATACAGGAATAGTTGTCCCTTTTTATCCGTTGACCCAAAACATATCCCAGCGCAGAATAAGAAGAATGATTAAAAATGCTCTGGATAACTGCCTTGATCAGATAAATGACATGCTTCCGCAGGACGTTAAAGCTAGACACAAGCTGATAAATACTAGGCATGCTCTTTTAAATATCCATTTTCCTAAGATGTGGAAGGATAAGGACTTGGCTTATAGAAGAATTGTTTTTGATGAATTTCTGTTATTGCAATTAGGAATTCTTTTAAAAAGGGCCTCCATTTCAGAGCCTCAGCTTGGTATAAAACATCAAAATAAAGGAAGACTGCTGGAGCAATTTCTCAAGACCTTGCCATTCAAGCTGACTGATGCGCAGCATAGAGTTATAGATGAAATAAATCGGGATATGACATCTGAAAAACAGATGAACAGATTAATCCAGGGCGAAGTTGGATCAGGAAAAACTATTGTTGCAATTGCTGCGTTGCTGATTAGTATTGAAAATGGTTATCAAGGAGCCATAATGGTGCCGACAGAAATACTGGCAGAACAACATTACATTTATATGGCAGAGGCGTTGGCTCCAATCGGTATAAAAATTAATTTACTGATTGGCAGCACCACTCAGAAATCACGTACGGAGATTACAGAAAATATACGCAATGGAATTAATGATATTATTATTGGAACACATACATTAGTTCAAGAGAACATTGAATTCAAAAGGCTTGGACTTGTGGTAATTGATGAACAACATCGTTTTGGCGTGCTGCAACGTAACATATTGAGAAAGAAGGGACTTAATCCTGATGTTCTGGTGATGACTGCTACGCCTATACCCAGAACTCTTGCACTTACTGTATATGGAGATTTGGATATTTCTACGATCAGGGAACTTCCCCCTGGGAGAGGCACTGTATCAACATACTGGGTATCAAAGTCACAGCTTCAGGGAGTGCATGAGTTTATTGAGGAAGAGATAAAAAGAGGGCGGCAGGCATATGTTGTCTCTCCACTAATCGAGGAGTCGCATATAATAGAGGCTGTTGCGGCTACTCAGCTTTTTGAACATTTTAAGAAGGAAGTATTTTCGAATCTAAGAATAGGGCTTTTGCATGGGCAAATGAAAAGCGAAGATAAAGAAAAGGTAATGCAGGAGTTTCGCGAAAACAAGATTAATATACTGGTGTCTACAACGGTTATTGAAGTTGGTATAGATATTCCTAATTCAACTATAATGTTGATAGAGAATGCTGAGCGGTTTGGTCTGTCACAGCTTCATCAGCTTAGGGGCAGAATTGGCAGGGGCAAAGACCAATCATATTGCATATTGTATGGCATACCAAAAACTCCTGAAGCGCTGAAGCGCTTGACAGTTATGACACAAACACAGGATGGTTTTAGGATTGCGCAGGAGGATCTGGAACTTAGAGGTCCTGGAGAATTTTTTGGAACAAAACAACATGGTCTGCCTGAATTAAAAATCGGCAATATAATTTTAGATCTAGATATAATGGAGATTGCTAGAAAAGAGGCAGTAAATATAATTAAGTCTGATCCTGAACTCTCAGCCAAAGAGAATTATCTTATTAAGAGAAATTTTCTGCAGAGCTTCAAACACAGGATTGATCTGGCAAAAGTAGGATAATGGTTAAATTCGAAGCACGAAGCACTAAATACGAAACAATATCAAATGACCAAAATACAAATGATCAAAACAATGTTTAGAATTTTGAAAATTAGGATTTTGGATTTGTTTAGGATTTCGATATTCGGATTTCGGATTTAGAAAAAGATGCGTATAATTGCAGGAAATAATAAGGGGTCCATATTAAAAACAATACCTGACAGAAAAACACGTCCTACGTTAGGCAGAGTCAGAGAAGCTTTGTTTAGTATACTGGGTGATCAGGTTATTGATGCAGAAGTACTTGATCTTTTTGCTGGCTCAGGCAGTCTTGGAATAGAGGCGCTCAGCAGAGGAGCAAAGAACGTTGTGTTTATAGATAACAATCCAGAATGTGTACGCGTTATCCGTAAAAATTTGAATAAGTTTGGGTTGAACGTCAAAGGTTCTGCGTATGTGAGAGATGCATGCAAAACTATAAACTTTCTTGCCAATAAGAATAAGAAATTTGACATTGTTTTAATGGATCCTCCATATAACACAGAAGAGATTGAGAAGATTATGAACAATACGCATCTTAAAGATATACTGAATAGCGAAGCTGTCTTAGTTATTGAACATTCCAAAAGAAACACACCGCCTTGCCCGAACATTAAAGAATTATGCCATGTTAAATCAAGAAGATACGGCGATACAGTTTTGGCTATTTACAAATTCAAACAAACAGATTCCTGGAAGATACTCCTGCATTACTTCTCACATTTCCAGACAATATCATAGTTCTTTTCTGTTATTCTTTCAGCGTCAGTTTTTGCCTTGCCTCTGAATCTTGGTGTTCCTCCATCATCTTTCATATTAGGTCCGAGGCTGTAAAGTATAAATCCATCTTCTAATTTTCGATAAACAAGCTTTTTCTCTGTAAATGGATCTTTGGGGATTTCTTTTAGAATATCAGGAGCGAGTTTAGATAATGACTCTGGATATGTCCCATATTTCGCTTTATAAATCTTGAGGCCAAGCCCTATTCTGCATACCTGAATTTCTGCTTCGTGAAGTGACATCCATTCTCTGACTTCAGTTAATGCTGGAACAAGCATTCTTGTCAGCGCGCAGTATTTAAGGATACCTGTTCTTAGCTTAATTTCTAGATTTCTGCCTGTAATTAGACTTTCAGAATATGACATGTCATATAATAGCTCTTTCATCTCAGAGAGCAAAGTCATATAGCAGGCAAAATCTTTTTTGAGAAGCGGTTTAAAGGGAGGTGCTGCTTCTAGATAAGCTAATTTGAGGGGAAATTCATCGCTGCCAAAAAGAACTTTCAATTCTTTTATAGAATGTTTTCCGTTAAGCAGCTTATTAAATTCTACTCCTCCTAAGCAGACTCTTTCTCCATCCATGCCCTTCTTAAATGGCTCTGATCCAATATGATTTTCTAGCTCAATAATGAGATTTCTCATTTTTTCTTGAGAGACACTATATTCCTCTGATAACGACTCTATACAGTTTATCATAATCATATCACATGCTATTCTTACGAGCTGAGAGACTAAAACAGGTTCATCTTTCAGATGATTAGATATTCTTAATCCCGTGAGAATTGTTTCAAAAGCTTTGTCTGCTTTTCCTGCGTCGGCTTCAATTAACGCCTTTATACATAACAATCTTGCCCCATCTCTCATTCTTGATAGATGGGGAAGAAGTGTGCTAGCTCCATCTTCATACCTCAAATTAAAATTGCATTCAGGCCTTTTTGAAGCTTGTTCAACAAGAGCGTAGATGTATTGCATATCAGAAGAATTAACCAGTTTAGGGATTTCCTGCCTTTGTTTCTCTGTCCATTTGGAAATGTCTGAAAAAGATTTGACATCTTCAATAACTGCAATTGTTTTGTTAAGTTTGCCGCCTTCTTTATTTGGGATATAAGGAATCCCCCCTTCTCCAGACGTCATAAGCATAAACACTTTATTATAGAGCACAGCTGCATTCTCTTTATCAGGCACTGGAGCAGGTCTGATCTCTGCAATGGTTATTGGCTCACCCTTTGCCTTTAGCTCTGCGAATTTGGCGCGAAGCTCTCGCCCCCACACAATGTTTAGAACAGTATTAACAATAATACTCAGTATTAATAATCCGCCTATGACAATTCCTGCCCATTTCAGTATTTTCTTCAGTATTCTCATGACAATCCTCCATTTGTTAAGTTTAATTCTTTCATTATCTGTTTTTTCTGTTCAAAAATATTTGTTTGTATTTCATAATCCTGTTCTTTAGGGATTAATTTTGCCAGTAATATGTAGTGTTTGCAGTCAATTCCTAACTCTGCGTATAGCTTTTCCATATCCTTATTATTTACTTCAACATGTTTTGCGACTGTGATCCTGCCGTTAAGCAGATTATCAGTTAAAGAACTGTCAATTTTTGCGCTGATGATACTTACAATTAAAACCAATATGAGAGCATAAGCATAGCCCTTAGCAAACAGGCTTAAGCTGAATCCGAAAGAAAATTCTTTCTTCTTTGCACATGCTGATTTTGATTGAAGGAGAACTTTATCTCTTAGCTCCCTTTTAGGCTCCTTAATTTTGAAGTTTGAAAGGTATTTTTCTATATCGTCATATTTCATTTTTAAATACCCTGAGCTTATTTTTTAGCTTTTCTATCCCATAGCGGTAGCGGCTTGCTGCCGTATTCTGAGAAATTTTCAAAGCTCTTGAAATTTCTTCAAATGTCATCTCCTGAAAAATTTTCATGCTTATTACTTCTCTTTGCCTCTGAGGCATAGTTCCCAATGATTTGGATATCTCCTTTATTTCTTCTTCATCAACTCTATTTTTATGTTCTTCTTTTAAGCAGAGAATATTTTCGTATCTGGATATGTTCTCATGACGCTTGGGCTGTCTTCTAAAATAATCCATAGCTTCATTTCGCGCTATTTTGAAGATATATCCCGTTATGTTATTTGCGTTTGCAATTCTATCCCTCTTTTCTGCAATCTTTACAAATACGTTCTGCATCACATCCTCTGCCTTTTCTTCCGAACACAATATAGTGAGTAGATATCCATAAAGCTTTCTCCCCAGATAGTCGTAGATAATTTCAAGCGCTTTTGGATTATCATCTCTTAGTAGTTCCTTTATCTCTTTCTCAACACGGCCAGATGTCATGCTCTTTTTTGTCCTTCATATATAGAGACGGAATCCTTCGGAAATTTGTCTAAAAAAATTACAGGTTTTTTATTCTATCACTTGCTTGCTGGGCGTGTTTGGTATCATGGAGTTTTGTAATTATATCATTTAATACAATAGCAGCTTTATCTTTACTATTCAGATTATTGATATAGATATCAGCTAACCTGTTTTTTACAAATACCCATGTATTGCTATCCGTAATGAAATCCAATGCTTTATTATAGTATTCAACAGCTAAATCGAAACTTTTAAGATTTTCGTGATATATCTGAGCAATCTCAAGCATCAGGTTGTGATTCATAGGGTCATTATCAAGCTCTTTCTTATATTCCTCTACTGCTCTGTCATAATATCCCTGAGCAGTTAACGCTTTTATACGGCTGTATTCCTTTAATACCTTACCTTTATTTTTGGGGAAAATGAGTTCAAAGAATTTGTCAGCCAGCCAGCCGGAGAAATCAGGAGCCAATAGAAATCCAAGACACAGAGCCCAAAAAACCATTATGAGCAGATTGCCAATTGCGCCGCCAACATCTCCTGATTGCTTTGCAATACTTAATAATTTAAGACTTTTCTGCCCAAACCATAAAACAACAAGTACGGCGAGAATATGGATGGATTTTTTTAAGACGTCCTGATACTTTTCTCTCACAGCTTCTTGAATTCGGACTGATTCTTGACTTTTGCAATAGCTGATTCGTAAGAAATAGCACCTCGTTGATACAATTCCTTAATGGATTTATCCATGGTATGCATACCGAATTTGCCGCCAGTTTGAAGTATTGTAGAAATCTGTTCTGTCTTTTGTTCTCTTATTACATTTCTCACAGCAGGAGTTGCAACAAGAATTTCTGTTGCGACTATTCTTCCGGTTCTATCTGTCCTGGGAAAAAGCTGCTGAGAAACTATTCCCTGAATACTTCCCGCAAGCTGGATTCTGACCTGTTGCTGCTGATGAGGAGGAAAAACATCTATAATCCTATCTACTGTTTGCTCAACATCCGGCGTGTGCAAGGTTGTTAAAACCAAATGACCTGTCTCTGCGGCTGTTAGAGCTGTAGATATGGTTTCTAAATCACGCATCTCACCTACACATATTATATCCGGATCCTGGCGCAAAACATGTCTCAATGCATTTGCAAAAGACTTGGTGTCAGAATGCACTTCACGTTGTTTTACTATGCTTTTTTTATGCTTATGAAGATACTCAATAGGATCCTCAACTGTAATAATCAAAGAAGCCCTCTCGCTATTTATCAAATCAATCATTGCTGCAAGCGTTGTGGTTTTTCCAACGCCAGTCGGCCCAGTAATCAAAACCAGCCCGTTTGGTTTGCGTGAAAGCTCTGTAACAACATAAGGCATCTCAAGGTCTTTGAGTGTTCTAATATTTAATGATATACTTCTAAAGGCTGCCTCAACATTCCCTTTTTCAAGATGAACATTTACCCTGAAACGGCCTAAGTCAGGTATGGCAAAAGAAAAATCAAGTTCCCAGTTTTCCTCAAATTCAACCTTCTGCTCATCTGTTAGTATATTATATATCATGTTCTTAGTGTCATCCCCGCTCAAAGGACTGTAGTCCGTAAAAACAAGTTTGCCGTCTGTACGCAAGATAGGAGGAGCGCCTTCTGTTATGTGTAAATCTGATGCTCCTTTATCCATTGTCAATTTCAATAAATCTTGAATATCCATAGTAATCTCCTTTTAAGTATTAAAAAAATCCGAAATTCTAAATCCGAAACTCGAACCAAATTCTAAATTCAAATTTTTAAAATTCAAAACAATGTTTTGAACATTTGTATTTTTGTTATTTAATATTGTTTCGTATTTCGTGCTTCGTGCTTCGAATTTAATCTTCTCTGTCATTTTCATACATCTTTAAGCGTTCTACTAGTAGAAAATATGCCTTTTGTTCTTAATCTGAATTCTGCCTGGCTATCTGAGGCAGAAAGCGCATCTTCATATGATACTAACCTATCCTTGTAAAACTTTTCAACACACTGATTAAATGTCTGCATACCGAAATCCTTACTGTTTTTTATTGTGTCATAGATTTTTCCTGTTTGTCCTTCCAGCACGAGTTTTCTGATAGTAGGACTTGCAAGCATTATTTCCAGAGCTGGTATTCTTCCCTCTCCAGAAGCTAATGGCAAAAGCCGCATAGATATAACTCCTTTAAGTATAAATGAAAGCTGCATTCTAATCTGGCTGTGCTGGTGTGGAGGAAAGAAATTTATAATCCTTTCCACTGTCTGAATTGCATCAATAGTGTGAAGTGTGCTTAAAACAAGATGTCCTGTCT
This portion of the bacterium genome encodes:
- a CDS encoding DNA gyrase subunit A, whose product is MDTTEGKIDLVHIEDEMQRSYIDYAMSVIIGRALPDIRDGLKPVHRRILYAMHDLGISSNKSYKKSARIVGEVLGKYHPHGDTAVYDTITRMAQVFSSREPLIDGQGNFGSIDGDSAAAMRYTEVRMSRISEELLTDIEKETVDFVPNFDESLQEPVVLPANVPNLLVNGSQGIAVGMATDIPPHNLGEIIDGVVNVIDNPDVTIDELMLIIKGPDFPTGATIYGRKAIRDAYHTGRGLIQVRAKVEIENIKGTDREQIVITEIPYQVNKANLITTIANLVRDHKIEGISDLRDESDKDGLRVVVEL
- a CDS encoding sulfatase-like hydrolase/transferase, with product MNVLMIIPDALKADNLHCYGYPKETSPFLDKLASEGVLFKNTISTSSHTLPGIASILTGLTPFTHGLDGPPTWERWRELWKPWKTPFNILGEKGYKIAGYDAWFYNRLGYTEEVKDLNKAIEDHKDDEKFFLWYIPYKTHLPYNPKIPYDTMFMPGDYQISESTKQKLKVVKSTMIIHKPGLLSRHEREQSVSGKDKATHGRSAGVLTLSEEDIPAIIALYDGEIRSQDEEIEGYVKKLEDLNLLDDTIVVVTSDHGEEIGERGSVGHASCSLTGTLYDEVVRVPLIIRYPKALPKGKVIDSQVSLIDVMPTLFDIMGLEMPKETEGHSLMPFIKGEQVDFKEEAYLETRPCGWQILKGDERKVYAIRTPEWKFIYNYDPNNKDKCCYELYNLKDDPGEKHNLVSEAKDTTDQFKKKLHNLMDKPSFLLNK
- a CDS encoding DUF1844 domain-containing protein, which gives rise to MGKEKKKKDIKFNIKKEDKDWKEKVVEDKKKEEFKMPPLEVNFMMFITSLSMQAMMSLGLYPNPITKKEEKNLDAAKYTIDTITMIQEKTKGNLTSEESRLIDNILYDLRMKYVESNKESAKT
- the recG gene encoding ATP-dependent DNA helicase RecG — protein: MLKLDTSIQYMKGVGPKRVALFERLGIQTVKDLLYYIPRRYEDRRNFSPIAKLGIGAQHTVSGKVLTSGVQKLKKNLSILKVAIDDGTGIIYAAWFNQPFLEEQFKIGTKVVVSGKVQLYGRELQISSQSYEILRSEDKESETEELIHTGIVVPFYPLTQNISQRRIRRMIKNALDNCLDQINDMLPQDVKARHKLINTRHALLNIHFPKMWKDKDLAYRRIVFDEFLLLQLGILLKRASISEPQLGIKHQNKGRLLEQFLKTLPFKLTDAQHRVIDEINRDMTSEKQMNRLIQGEVGSGKTIVAIAALLISIENGYQGAIMVPTEILAEQHYIYMAEALAPIGIKINLLIGSTTQKSRTEITENIRNGINDIIIGTHTLVQENIEFKRLGLVVIDEQHRFGVLQRNILRKKGLNPDVLVMTATPIPRTLALTVYGDLDISTIRELPPGRGTVSTYWVSKSQLQGVHEFIEEEIKRGRQAYVVSPLIEESHIIEAVAATQLFEHFKKEVFSNLRIGLLHGQMKSEDKEKVMQEFRENKINILVSTTVIEVGIDIPNSTIMLIENAERFGLSQLHQLRGRIGRGKDQSYCILYGIPKTPEALKRLTVMTQTQDGFRIAQEDLELRGPGEFFGTKQHGLPELKIGNIILDLDIMEIARKEAVNIIKSDPELSAKENYLIKRNFLQSFKHRIDLAKVG
- the rsmD gene encoding 16S rRNA (guanine(966)-N(2))-methyltransferase RsmD, giving the protein MRIIAGNNKGSILKTIPDRKTRPTLGRVREALFSILGDQVIDAEVLDLFAGSGSLGIEALSRGAKNVVFIDNNPECVRVIRKNLNKFGLNVKGSAYVRDACKTINFLANKNKKFDIVLMDPPYNTEEIEKIMNNTHLKDILNSEAVLVIEHSKRNTPPCPNIKELCHVKSRRYGDTVLAIYKFKQTDSWKILLHYFSHFQTIS
- a CDS encoding sigma-70 family RNA polymerase sigma factor, with amino-acid sequence MTSGRVEKEIKELLRDDNPKALEIIYDYLGRKLYGYLLTILCSEEKAEDVMQNVFVKIAEKRDRIANANNITGYIFKIARNEAMDYFRRQPKRHENISRYENILCLKEEHKNRVDEEEIKEISKSLGTMPQRQREVISMKIFQEMTFEEISRALKISQNTAASRYRYGIEKLKNKLRVFKNEI
- a CDS encoding type IV pilus twitching motility protein PilT, giving the protein MDIQDLLKLTMDKGASDLHITEGAPPILRTDGKLVFTDYSPLSGDDTKNMIYNILTDEQKVEFEENWELDFSFAIPDLGRFRVNVHLEKGNVEAAFRSISLNIRTLKDLEMPYVVTELSRKPNGLVLITGPTGVGKTTTLAAMIDLINSERASLIITVEDPIEYLHKHKKSIVKQREVHSDTKSFANALRHVLRQDPDIICVGEMRDLETISTALTAAETGHLVLTTLHTPDVEQTVDRIIDVFPPHQQQQVRIQLAGSIQGIVSQQLFPRTDRTGRIVATEILVATPAVRNVIREQKTEQISTILQTGGKFGMHTMDKSIKELYQRGAISYESAIAKVKNQSEFKKL